The Hevea brasiliensis isolate MT/VB/25A 57/8 chromosome 1, ASM3005281v1, whole genome shotgun sequence genome has a window encoding:
- the LOC131178589 gene encoding uncharacterized protein LOC131178589: MEALQSPLLIAMKDDSGSTKIARELAAFLKYPLIDQYDASLALQKSTKTRLPNELKHNLPFETVYQFALTQLSLKINVIINCELSQTDRLYKLLNLAISEKARFVIIECTTKDKKDNEYEDGRIPKLRVDIKSFDVKKLVSDMLVLLSDKERDDTLKVIESHAKNKKKVRQPVIDHLHALALSEKASKNELVCKSCSKLLSGPSYQCVDCEDFNLHKFCAESAPNLDKCPPFLRTVKPDQYAFRRTHKCGNCEEFLDDCCDCLLQTHLNHGFLPTILHSGRHKHFLNFIIMPFKYNYQYKCCVCDKLGSSVSYKCYDCFYDIHVNCALPDLIIKTKNSGHRFFLVLNSSSDDLQFHLKCTPDERQVDVLISNKKLTRVYEDFEPTWDLIERSEDYFLYAELPGFSFKEEQVDWFVDPSNSMIVVMGERPITNNKWLRFNIKSHIPENSDVAKIYIYTSHSLDTLFIMIPKISKL; this comes from the exons ATGGAAGCACTACAGTCTCCATTGCTTATAGCAATGAAAGATGATTCAGGATCTACAAAAATAGCTCGTGAATTAGCTGCTTTTCTCAAATACCCTCTCATCGATCAATATGATGCCTCTCTAGCCCTTCAAAAATCAACAAAAACCAGACTCCCAAATGAACTCAAACACAACTTACCATTTGAAACTGTTTATCAATTCGCTTTAACCCAACTCAGCTTAAAGATCAATGTCATCATCAATTGTGAGCTTTCTCAGACTGATCGTCTTTACAAATTGCTAAATTTAGCAATTTCTGAGAAAGCTCGGTTTGTCATCATCGAATGCACAACCAAGGATAAGAAGGACAATGAATATGAAGATGGAAGGATTCCCAAGCTTCGAGTCGACATAAAGTCATTTGATGTGAAGAAACTCGTATCCGATATGTTGGTTTTGCTTTCTGACAAGGAAAGAGATGATACTTTGAAAGTGATCGAGAGCCATGCCAAAAACAAAAAGAAAGTCAGACAACCAGTAATTGACCACTTGCATGCATTAGCCTTGTCCGAGAAAGCAAGCAAAAATGAACTTGTTTGCAAGAGTTGCTCAAAGCTCCTTTCTGGCCCTTCCTATCAATGTGTTGACTGTGAAGACTTCAACCTTCACAAATTCTGTGCAGAGTCTGCCCCAAACTTGGACAAATGCCCTCCTTTCTTGAGAACAGTGAAGCCTGATCAATATGCCTTCCGACGAACACATAAATGCGGTAATTGTGAAGAATTCTTAGATGATTGTTGTGATTGCCTCCTCCAAACCCATCTCAACCATGGATTCTTACCAACAATTCTCCATTCTGGTCGACACAAACATTTCCTAAATTTCATTATCATGCCATTCAAGTATAATTATCAGTATAAATGTTGCGTTTGTGATAAACTTGGCAGCTCTGTTAGCTACAAATGCTATGACTGCTTCTATGATATTCATGTCAATTGCGCTTTACCTGATCTCATCATTAAGACGAAAAATAGTGGGCATCGTTTCTTCCTCGTGTTGAATTCTTCAAGTGATG ATTTACAGTTTCACTTGAAGTGCACGCCTGACGAAAGGCAAGTGGATGTTCTGATCAGCAACAAAAAGCTAACGAGAGTTTATGAGGATTTTGAACCCACATGGGATTTGATAGAGCGCTCAGAGGACTATTTTTTATATGCAGAACTTcctg GTTTTAGTTTTAAGGAGGAACAAGTAGATTGGTTCGTGGATCCATCCAATTCGATGATTGTTGTTATGGGAGAGCGACCCATCACTAATAACAAATGGCTCAGATTTAATATAAAATCTCATATTCCAGAAAACAGTGATGTGGCGAAAATTTATATCTATACCAGCCACTCTCTTGATACATTGTTTATTATGATACCGAAAATATCAAaactgtaa